A window of the Acidobacteriota bacterium genome harbors these coding sequences:
- a CDS encoding MATE family efflux transporter: MNYPEETQVMEVAETTTHTAHKKSGILATLREAILGSRQDFTEGSIRRAVVLLSIPMILEMLMESLFGVVDAFWVAKLGADAVAAVGITESMLSLVFTVAMGLSTAVIATVARRIGEKDPEGASATAAQAIFIAILVSIPISLIGIFFTPKLFHLMGASEGIITTGAGYGRVILGANVIIMLLFLLNAVFRGSGDAAIAMRVLWVANIINIILVPLFVFGWGPFPQLGVMGSAVATSIGRGTGVLIQLYFLMSGNARVHIRPSQLRIKPDVLIKLFRLSLGGMFQILVATSSWIGLVRIIATFGAAAVAGYTIAIRIVIFSILPSFGMCMAAATLVGQNLGAHKPERAEKSVWMTGHLNAVYMVSIALVYVLFAESLIGIFINDPEVIPFGVNCLRYLAFGYLFYAYGMVVVQSFNGAGDTTTPTYINLFCHWLFQIPLAYLLATRTSLGTKGVFIAIALAESMVAVVGILLFRRGKWKTRKV, encoded by the coding sequence ATGAATTACCCTGAAGAAACACAAGTCATGGAAGTGGCTGAGACCACTACGCATACGGCGCATAAAAAGAGCGGCATACTGGCAACCTTGCGGGAAGCCATTCTCGGTTCACGTCAGGATTTCACCGAAGGCAGTATCAGGCGGGCAGTGGTTTTGCTTTCGATTCCCATGATTTTAGAAATGTTGATGGAATCGCTGTTCGGCGTGGTTGACGCTTTCTGGGTTGCCAAACTCGGAGCCGATGCGGTTGCCGCCGTCGGCATCACCGAATCCATGCTCTCACTGGTTTTTACCGTGGCGATGGGACTCAGCACCGCGGTGATTGCGACGGTTGCGCGACGCATCGGTGAAAAAGACCCGGAAGGCGCATCCGCCACCGCTGCACAAGCCATCTTTATCGCCATCCTGGTTTCGATTCCGATCAGCCTTATCGGGATTTTCTTCACCCCCAAACTGTTTCATTTGATGGGCGCAAGTGAAGGCATCATCACAACCGGCGCAGGATATGGTCGGGTCATACTGGGCGCAAATGTGATTATCATGCTGTTGTTTTTATTGAACGCAGTGTTTCGCGGTTCGGGTGATGCGGCAATCGCCATGCGGGTGTTGTGGGTCGCCAACATTATCAACATCATCCTGGTTCCGTTGTTTGTTTTCGGTTGGGGTCCGTTTCCTCAACTCGGCGTAATGGGTTCAGCCGTGGCAACCAGCATCGGTCGCGGCACTGGCGTATTGATTCAACTCTACTTTTTAATGAGTGGCAATGCGCGTGTGCATATCCGACCGAGTCAATTGCGAATCAAGCCTGATGTATTGATAAAACTTTTCCGCTTGTCGCTCGGCGGCATGTTTCAGATATTGGTTGCGACTTCAAGCTGGATTGGACTGGTGCGCATCATCGCGACCTTCGGCGCAGCAGCGGTTGCCGGATACACCATTGCCATACGCATCGTTATCTTTTCCATCTTGCCGTCGTTTGGCATGTGCATGGCGGCGGCAACGCTGGTTGGACAAAATCTCGGCGCGCATAAACCTGAACGCGCCGAAAAATCTGTCTGGATGACCGGACATTTGAATGCGGTTTATATGGTGAGCATCGCGCTGGTGTATGTTTTGTTCGCCGAAAGCTTGATTGGCATCTTCATCAACGACCCGGAAGTGATTCCCTTTGGCGTGAATTGTTTGCGCTATCTGGCATTCGGTTATTTGTTTTATGCCTATGGCATGGTGGTTGTGCAATCGTTTAACGGAGCGGGCGACACCACAACGCCAACCTATATCAATCTGTTTTGTCACTGGTTGTTTCAGATACCGCTCGCCTATTTGTTGGCAACGAGAACGTCGCTTGGCACCAAAGGCGTGTTCATCGCCATTGCCTTAGCGGAATCTATGGTCGCCGTCGTCGGCATCCTGCTTTTCCGTCGCGGCAAGTGGAAGACGCGGAAGGTCTAG
- a CDS encoding PQQ-binding-like beta-propeller repeat protein produces MKKKLASQMLRRGEEEKGRRGEIKSFTASLLHHVTASFLIVISIFLFDTNKATAQEWSQFRGPNGSGISATKNLPVEFNPQKNVLWKTPLPQGHSSPVLGTDKIFVTGFEGTHLFTIALDRKTGKLLWKKEAPRPRENFLQKPNNPASPSPVTDGQNVFVFFQDFGLLAYNKDGKEKWRIPLGPFNSAFGMAASPILVEDKVILPCDQDTNSFMIAVDKNTGREKWRVKRPGVISGYSTPILYKPKDGGLQLVIAESFQLTAYAVATGEKVWWVRGLACEMKSVPSVQNEILYVNGWGFAENQQGMQVKVMAFDEALAKGDADKDGTLALAEGVDERTKNKAYFQIFDLNRDGKLERAEWETYRAMMASENGLMSIKLGGRGDMTEKAVRWKYTKPVPQVPSTLLYQGVLYMVNDSGILISFNPETGAIIKQGRLKGAIDKYFASPVGADDKVYLISQDGTVSVVQATGDWEVLAVNALDDECFATPALADGKIYVRTRSALYCFGK; encoded by the coding sequence ATGAAGAAAAAATTGGCGTCACAAATGCTGAGAAGAGGAGAAGAGGAGAAGGGGAGAAGGGGAGAAATAAAATCCTTCACTGCTTCACTGCTTCACCACGTCACCGCTTCTTTCCTTATCGTTATTTCGATTTTCCTTTTTGATACAAACAAAGCAACAGCGCAGGAGTGGTCGCAATTTCGCGGGCCCAATGGCAGCGGCATCTCGGCGACAAAAAATTTGCCTGTTGAATTCAATCCCCAAAAAAATGTGCTCTGGAAAACCCCTTTGCCGCAGGGACATTCATCGCCGGTTTTAGGCACGGATAAAATCTTTGTCACCGGTTTTGAAGGCACCCACCTGTTCACGATTGCGCTCGACCGCAAAACCGGAAAGTTGCTCTGGAAAAAAGAAGCCCCGCGCCCGCGCGAAAATTTTTTACAGAAACCCAATAACCCGGCTTCGCCCAGCCCTGTGACCGATGGACAAAATGTCTTTGTCTTCTTTCAGGATTTTGGCTTGCTCGCTTATAACAAAGATGGCAAAGAGAAATGGCGCATTCCATTGGGTCCTTTTAACAGCGCCTTTGGCATGGCAGCATCACCGATTCTCGTCGAAGACAAAGTGATTTTGCCCTGCGACCAGGACACCAACTCTTTCATGATTGCAGTCGATAAAAACACCGGGCGTGAAAAATGGAGAGTGAAACGACCCGGCGTGATTTCCGGGTACTCGACGCCGATTCTTTACAAGCCCAAAGACGGCGGATTGCAATTGGTGATTGCCGAATCGTTTCAACTGACGGCGTATGCGGTGGCGACCGGCGAAAAGGTCTGGTGGGTGCGCGGTCTTGCCTGTGAAATGAAATCCGTGCCTTCCGTGCAAAACGAAATTTTGTATGTCAACGGCTGGGGCTTTGCCGAAAACCAGCAGGGCATGCAGGTCAAGGTCATGGCTTTTGACGAAGCGTTGGCGAAAGGCGATGCCGATAAAGACGGAACGCTCGCGCTTGCCGAAGGGGTTGACGAGCGCACCAAAAATAAAGCCTATTTTCAGATATTCGACCTCAATCGTGACGGCAAACTTGAAAGAGCGGAATGGGAAACCTATCGCGCCATGATGGCTTCGGAAAATGGCTTGATGTCGATTAAACTCGGCGGGCGCGGCGATATGACGGAAAAGGCGGTGCGCTGGAAATATACCAAGCCGGTTCCGCAAGTGCCTTCAACCTTGCTCTATCAAGGGGTGCTCTATATGGTCAACGACAGCGGCATTTTGATTTCGTTCAACCCGGAAACCGGCGCAATCATCAAGCAGGGGCGACTCAAAGGCGCAATTGATAAATATTTCGCCTCGCCTGTGGGCGCGGATGACAAGGTTTATTTAATCAGTCAGGATGGCACCGTTTCAGTTGTGCAAGCCACAGGTGACTGGGAAGTCTTAGCCGTGAATGCGCTTGATGACGAATGCTTTGCCACACCCGCGCTTGCCGACGGGAAAATTTATGTCCGCACCCGAAGCGCGCTATATTGCTTCGGTAAATAA
- a CDS encoding TIM barrel protein, which yields MSWKVSAIAHYSLLITHHFFIRGIMNIISRRNLIKGIGATTFSAMILKDFTSSAFAMQRIVKNGRLKQSVSRWCYGKIPLDDFARAVADIGLTAIDLLEEKEWAPIAKYGLICSMGYAGGGTIPKALNDKANHDAIVKNFEATIPRAAKMKVPNVITFFGNRQNQSDEQAKENCIIGLNRVKKVAENEGVTICVELLNSKVDHKGYQGDYTPFGVEVIKAVASPRVKLLYDIYHMQIMEGDIIRTIRQNIDYIAHFHTGGVPGRNELDNTQELNWATVCKAIADLGFKGYVAHEFVPKRDPLTSLREAVALCDV from the coding sequence ATGAGTTGGAAAGTTTCAGCTATCGCTCATTACTCATTACTCATCACTCATCACTTTTTTATCAGAGGCATTATGAATATCATCAGCAGACGTAATTTAATTAAAGGAATCGGCGCGACAACATTTTCAGCCATGATACTAAAAGATTTCACCTCGTCGGCATTTGCGATGCAGCGCATCGTGAAAAACGGCAGACTCAAACAATCGGTTTCGCGTTGGTGTTACGGCAAAATTCCGCTTGATGATTTTGCCCGCGCGGTTGCCGACATAGGACTCACGGCAATTGATTTACTCGAAGAGAAAGAGTGGGCACCGATTGCCAAATACGGCTTGATTTGTTCGATGGGATACGCCGGTGGCGGTACGATTCCGAAAGCCTTGAACGACAAAGCCAATCACGATGCCATCGTCAAAAATTTTGAAGCGACGATTCCGCGCGCCGCCAAAATGAAAGTGCCAAACGTCATCACCTTTTTCGGCAATCGTCAAAATCAAAGCGATGAACAGGCGAAAGAAAACTGCATCATTGGATTGAACCGCGTCAAAAAAGTTGCTGAAAACGAAGGGGTGACGATTTGCGTCGAACTGTTAAACAGCAAAGTTGACCACAAAGGCTATCAGGGCGACTATACGCCATTCGGCGTTGAAGTGATTAAAGCGGTCGCTTCGCCGCGTGTGAAACTGCTCTATGACATTTATCATATGCAAATCATGGAAGGCGACATCATCCGCACGATTCGCCAGAACATTGATTACATCGCGCATTTTCATACGGGCGGTGTGCCGGGACGCAACGAACTGGACAATACCCAGGAACTCAACTGGGCGACCGTCTGCAAAGCCATCGCCGATTTAGGATTCAAAGGCTACGTCGCCCATGAATTCGTCCCCAAACGCGACCCACTCACTTCACTTCGCGAAGCCGTCGCGCTGTGCGACGTGTAA
- a CDS encoding sodium:solute symporter family protein, translated as MIAAIFVFAYLAVVLYIGIFAFRKSKDRAEDYFLANRSLGQYVFLLSLFGTNMTAFAILGSSGHAFNNGIVTYGLMASSSALIIPLSLFFIGTRIWALGKRQGFITSVQMFRDRWECSHIGTVIFAVQAVFLVPYIIIGVMGGGTALSAISGGRVPFWFGGALVAAVVMCYVFFGGMRGTAWVNTFQTTLFLCFGAIAFMVIGAGMGGFGESVEAMLASPATAPLMTRERVAPLFFLSYTFIPLSSINFPHMTMFCLTAKKMSQFKKTILFYPICMIVLWVPCVFLGVMANRLTDAPQIQQKLEARRQLAIEGARMTPEERNQVRAKTNADDVLLVMLERFAPLWLAGLLGAGIMAAVMASDSQILALSTMFTEDVFAFYGGKRRFGEHVQIQTGRVFIILITIFAYIIALRSPQAIFDLAVQYAFSGYSALMPLLIGALFWKGSTKWGALASTLWAFFAVAAVAVFQASMPTPAPGPPVVVWSVGGVEILSRTAGGTAVFGLMPVVPMVIISALLMFVVSKLTAKPSAATLARYFSRREEMV; from the coding sequence TTGATTGCTGCAATATTTGTTTTCGCTTATCTTGCCGTCGTCCTCTACATCGGCATCTTCGCCTTTCGCAAATCGAAAGACCGCGCCGAAGACTATTTCCTTGCCAATCGTTCGCTCGGTCAATATGTCTTCCTGCTGTCGCTTTTCGGCACTAACATGACGGCGTTTGCGATACTCGGTTCATCGGGTCATGCGTTCAACAATGGCATTGTGACTTATGGACTGATGGCGTCATCGTCGGCGCTCATCATTCCGCTTTCACTTTTTTTTATTGGCACACGCATATGGGCACTCGGCAAACGGCAAGGCTTCATTACCTCTGTGCAGATGTTTCGCGACCGCTGGGAATGTTCGCACATCGGCACGGTAATATTTGCCGTGCAGGCTGTATTTTTAGTGCCTTACATCATCATCGGGGTGATGGGCGGGGGCACGGCTCTAAGCGCGATTAGCGGCGGGCGCGTGCCCTTCTGGTTCGGCGGCGCATTGGTTGCGGCAGTGGTGATGTGCTACGTGTTTTTCGGCGGAATGCGCGGCACTGCATGGGTGAATACCTTTCAAACGACGCTCTTTTTATGCTTCGGAGCCATCGCCTTTATGGTGATTGGCGCAGGGATGGGCGGCTTTGGTGAATCCGTTGAAGCGATGCTCGCTTCGCCTGCAACCGCGCCGCTGATGACCCGCGAACGGGTCGCGCCCCTTTTCTTTTTGAGCTACACTTTCATTCCGCTCTCATCCATCAACTTTCCGCATATGACCATGTTTTGTCTGACCGCAAAGAAGATGAGTCAGTTCAAAAAGACCATTCTTTTTTATCCGATTTGCATGATTGTGTTGTGGGTTCCATGCGTGTTTTTAGGGGTGATGGCAAATCGTTTGACCGATGCGCCGCAGATTCAACAGAAACTCGAAGCGCGCCGCCAGCTTGCAATCGAAGGCGCGCGAATGACCCCTGAAGAACGCAACCAGGTGCGCGCCAAAACCAATGCCGATGATGTGTTGCTGGTGATGCTTGAACGCTTCGCGCCTTTGTGGCTTGCCGGACTTCTCGGCGCAGGCATTATGGCGGCGGTGATGGCGAGCGATTCACAAATTCTCGCGCTGTCGACCATGTTTACCGAAGACGTATTTGCGTTTTATGGCGGCAAGCGGCGATTCGGCGAACATGTGCAGATTCAAACCGGGCGGGTGTTCATCATCCTCATTACCATTTTCGCTTACATCATCGCGCTACGCTCACCGCAGGCGATTTTTGATCTCGCGGTGCAGTATGCCTTTTCGGGTTATTCAGCGTTGATGCCGTTACTAATTGGCGCGCTGTTTTGGAAAGGCAGCACCAAATGGGGCGCGCTTGCGTCAACCTTGTGGGCGTTTTTTGCGGTCGCGGCAGTTGCCGTCTTTCAAGCCAGTATGCCGACGCCCGCGCCCGGCCCGCCTGTGGTTGTGTGGTCAGTGGGCGGCGTTGAAATTTTATCGCGCACCGCTGGCGGCACCGCCGTTTTTGGACTCATGCCTGTGGTGCCGATGGTCATCATCTCTGCGCTGTTGATGTTTGTGGTTTCCAAACTCACAGCCAAACCGAGTGCAGCGACTCTTGCGCGTTACTTTTCACGACGCGAAGAAATGGTGTAG
- a CDS encoding MFS transporter: MTSTDMPENAPRLTSVQWLICIIAVIGFAFDTYELLMLPLIIRPALEGLGGLQFGTANYNFWRDLFFYVPAVSGGIFGLLGGYLTDRLGRRRVLTWSILVYAISAFAAGFSTSLPMLLFLRCTTFIGVCVEFVAAVAWLAELFSHPKQREAVLGYTQAFSSFGGVMVSGVAYLIATSLNSLPAIYGEHASWRYLLISGLIPAIPLIFIRPFLPESPVWKEKRAAGTLKRPSIAQLFKPEYRRTTIITAIMFACSLGAAFGAIQQIPQIVPALVPVDASMPPPERGRIIAATVSGVQLWQEMGGLVGRFALAYLAVHILSRRKLIRVFLLPGIILVPLVFIFPAVSNLGVLKWGMFVAGFLTVAQLSFWGNYLPRVYPTHLRGTGESFAANIGGRMIGASAPLLTTQIAATMPGDTPAKHLAYAAAAVAFLVYGINLALSFKLPEPAKEELPE, from the coding sequence ATGACTTCAACGGACATGCCTGAAAATGCGCCACGCCTGACCAGTGTTCAATGGCTGATTTGCATCATCGCAGTTATCGGTTTTGCCTTTGACACTTATGAATTGTTGATGTTGCCGTTGATTATTCGTCCGGCGTTAGAAGGCTTGGGCGGATTGCAATTCGGCACCGCGAATTACAATTTCTGGCGCGATTTGTTTTTTTATGTACCGGCGGTGAGCGGCGGCATCTTTGGACTCTTGGGCGGTTATTTGACTGACCGCTTGGGGCGTCGCCGCGTGCTCACCTGGAGCATTCTGGTTTACGCCATCTCAGCATTCGCTGCCGGTTTTTCAACCTCACTGCCAATGCTGCTCTTTTTGCGCTGCACCACTTTTATCGGTGTGTGCGTCGAATTCGTCGCGGCGGTGGCGTGGCTTGCAGAGTTGTTTTCGCATCCCAAACAGCGTGAAGCGGTGCTCGGTTACACGCAGGCGTTCTCATCGTTTGGCGGCGTGATGGTGAGCGGCGTCGCTTACCTGATTGCCACTTCATTGAATTCGCTTCCGGCAATTTACGGCGAACATGCAAGCTGGCGTTACCTGTTAATTTCGGGACTCATTCCGGCGATTCCCTTGATTTTCATTCGTCCGTTTTTGCCTGAATCCCCGGTGTGGAAAGAGAAACGCGCCGCCGGTACGCTCAAACGTCCAAGCATTGCGCAGCTTTTCAAACCCGAATACCGCCGCACTACGATTATCACGGCGATTATGTTTGCCTGTAGTCTGGGCGCGGCATTCGGCGCGATTCAACAGATTCCGCAAATTGTTCCGGCACTCGTGCCTGTGGATGCCAGTATGCCGCCGCCTGAACGGGGACGCATCATCGCCGCGACGGTTTCCGGTGTGCAGCTGTGGCAAGAGATGGGCGGACTTGTCGGGCGTTTCGCGCTCGCCTACCTTGCGGTTCATATTTTATCGCGCCGCAAATTGATTCGCGTCTTTTTACTGCCGGGAATAATTCTTGTGCCACTGGTGTTCATCTTTCCGGCGGTGAGCAATCTTGGTGTGCTTAAATGGGGCATGTTCGTTGCAGGTTTCTTAACCGTTGCCCAACTCAGTTTCTGGGGCAATTATCTGCCGCGTGTGTACCCGACGCATTTACGCGGCACCGGTGAAAGTTTTGCAGCCAATATTGGCGGACGCATGATTGGCGCATCAGCGCCGCTACTGACCACACAAATCGCTGCGACAATGCCGGGCGATACACCTGCAAAACATCTGGCGTATGCCGCAGCGGCAGTGGCGTTTCTGGTTTATGGCATTAATCTGGCGCTCAGCTTCAAACTGCCTGAACCGGCGAAAGAAGAGTTACCTGAATAA
- a CDS encoding TonB-dependent receptor, whose protein sequence is MLYTKFCSRLFSHFFIIGFLVGNLFALNGFAQTTSSITGVVADQTGAVVAGAKITARSIDTNFTRATQSDDEGRFTFQEMRVGRYEIRAEQRGFKSWSRKDIVLTLGETAVVNVALEPSGVEEKVTIDDTSNTPLVNTQTPELSYLVNERAIRELPLNGRNYTDLALLQPGVIAFPNRDGGSIVAHGLGTSVNGQDLRSNVYLIDGTVQNDFTNGPAGSAANTVLGVETIQEFRVESNSYSAEFGRNFGGQINAVSKAGTNEFHGTLFEFLRNDNFDARNFFDPTRKPDFKRNQFGGIFGGPIKRDKTFFFFGYEALIERLGKTISSVVPDDNARRGILPNPANPAQTITVNINPVVVPYLNEIPRANGANLGGGLAAFNFGFNQTVDQHFLQSRVDHAFNDFNRSFIRYTFDDADQFLPTDFPQFPRSFLSRNQFATLQHDWVTSPLTIHTFRGGFSRTHIGQDVQANTTTPLQPFVPGRLVGDIDIGGMPRFGPQSSVNVTLVQNVFSFEHHFAYTRGRHNLKFGELIERYQDNMVNPTFSLGIYTFPDLRSFLENRPQRFLGLPPQGALDRYWRFTLFGFFAQDDFRISPRLTLNLGLRYEAATMPVDLYGRDSALINLSDPAPTVGELYKNPTRKNISPRLGFAWDLFGDGKMSLRGGYGIYFNTNNQQNLIVTVTNPPATPRIIIANPTFPNPPFERGIGNSIRPVEYNLKNPYASIYNLNLQRELWFNTVVTLGYAGARGIHLLRNTDANIPTPQRLPDGTLFFPVGQARPNTAFSTIELKKSDGNSWYNALIFEVRKRWSAGLEFQSSYTFSRTLDTTQASTFFSDSTTGSVSAFPEFPGFQYNKGLADFHAKHNWVVNFIWALPFAKGKAGLTGKLLDGWQLVGISNRRSGNPLTVFVSRNRSRSQWSPSQAPGIGFDRPSLAPGFTHQTAVTGNPNQYFNPAAFVLQAAGTLGNIGRNTFTGPNLRTFDLSAVKNTRVSWLGDSGNIQLRVEAFNLFNRTNFGAPSLIAFAGAADNEKPLATFGRIRSTVTSARQIQLGLRIVF, encoded by the coding sequence ATGTTGTACACAAAATTTTGTTCCCGCCTTTTTTCACATTTTTTTATCATCGGTTTTCTGGTTGGCAATCTCTTCGCCCTGAATGGCTTTGCGCAAACCACCAGTTCCATTACAGGGGTGGTGGCGGATCAAACCGGCGCGGTTGTTGCAGGCGCAAAGATCACGGCGCGCAGTATTGACACCAATTTCACGCGCGCCACGCAAAGCGACGACGAGGGTCGGTTCACCTTTCAGGAGATGCGCGTCGGGCGTTATGAGATTCGCGCCGAACAGCGCGGATTCAAATCCTGGTCGCGCAAAGACATCGTTTTAACGCTGGGTGAAACGGCAGTGGTTAATGTGGCGTTGGAACCCTCCGGGGTTGAAGAGAAGGTTACTATCGACGACACCAGCAACACGCCTTTGGTCAATACGCAAACGCCGGAACTCAGCTACCTTGTCAATGAACGCGCTATCCGGGAATTGCCCTTGAATGGCAGAAACTATACTGACCTTGCTTTGTTGCAACCCGGCGTCATCGCTTTTCCCAATCGTGATGGCGGCTCGATTGTGGCGCACGGACTTGGCACAAGCGTCAACGGGCAGGATTTGCGCTCGAATGTTTATTTGATCGATGGCACCGTGCAAAATGATTTTACGAATGGTCCTGCCGGCAGCGCCGCCAACACCGTACTCGGAGTCGAAACCATTCAGGAATTTCGCGTCGAGTCGAATTCTTACAGCGCCGAGTTCGGGCGCAATTTCGGCGGGCAAATCAATGCGGTTTCCAAAGCCGGGACGAATGAATTTCACGGGACGCTTTTTGAATTTCTGCGCAATGATAATTTCGATGCGCGCAATTTTTTTGACCCGACACGAAAACCTGACTTTAAACGTAATCAATTCGGCGGCATTTTCGGTGGTCCCATCAAACGCGATAAAACCTTCTTCTTTTTCGGCTATGAAGCTTTAATTGAACGGCTCGGAAAAACTATCTCGTCCGTCGTTCCCGATGACAATGCGCGACGCGGCATTCTGCCTAACCCCGCAAACCCTGCTCAAACTATCACCGTCAATATCAATCCGGTGGTTGTGCCCTACCTCAACGAAATTCCGCGAGCCAATGGCGCGAATTTAGGCGGCGGGCTGGCGGCTTTCAATTTCGGTTTCAATCAAACGGTTGACCAGCATTTCTTGCAAAGCAGAGTTGATCATGCTTTCAATGATTTCAATCGCTCGTTCATTCGTTACACCTTCGATGATGCAGACCAGTTTTTGCCGACCGACTTTCCGCAATTTCCGCGTTCGTTCCTGTCGCGCAATCAATTCGCTACCTTGCAACATGACTGGGTGACTTCACCGCTTACGATTCACACCTTTCGCGGCGGCTTCAGTCGCACGCACATCGGGCAAGATGTACAGGCAAACACGACAACGCCATTGCAACCCTTTGTTCCGGGCAGACTCGTCGGCGACATAGACATTGGCGGGATGCCGCGTTTCGGGCCGCAATCATCCGTGAATGTCACACTCGTACAAAATGTTTTCAGTTTTGAACACCACTTTGCTTACACGCGCGGACGACACAATTTGAAATTTGGCGAACTCATCGAGCGTTATCAAGACAACATGGTCAATCCGACTTTTTCGCTCGGCATTTATACCTTCCCGGATTTGCGTTCATTTCTGGAAAATCGCCCGCAGCGATTTTTAGGGCTTCCACCGCAAGGCGCGCTCGACCGTTACTGGCGCTTCACGCTCTTTGGTTTTTTTGCGCAGGACGATTTTCGCATCAGCCCGCGCCTCACCCTGAATCTCGGTTTGCGATACGAAGCCGCGACTATGCCGGTTGACCTTTACGGACGCGATTCCGCGCTCATCAATTTAAGCGACCCCGCGCCCACCGTCGGCGAGCTTTATAAAAATCCGACCAGGAAAAATATTTCGCCGCGACTTGGATTCGCCTGGGATTTATTCGGCGATGGCAAGATGAGTTTACGCGGCGGCTATGGCATCTATTTCAACACCAACAATCAACAGAACCTGATTGTCACGGTTACCAATCCACCGGCAACGCCGCGCATCATCATTGCCAATCCGACATTTCCCAATCCGCCGTTTGAACGCGGCATCGGCAATTCGATTCGTCCGGTCGAGTACAATTTAAAAAATCCCTATGCGAGCATCTACAATTTGAATCTGCAACGCGAACTCTGGTTCAACACGGTGGTGACCCTTGGTTATGCGGGGGCGCGTGGCATTCATTTGCTGAGAAACACCGATGCTAATATTCCGACGCCGCAACGCCTGCCGGACGGTACGCTCTTTTTTCCGGTTGGACAAGCGCGACCGAACACGGCGTTTTCAACTATCGAACTCAAAAAGAGCGATGGCAATTCGTGGTATAACGCTTTGATTTTTGAAGTGCGCAAACGCTGGAGCGCGGGACTCGAATTTCAATCTTCTTATACCTTCTCGCGCACGCTTGACACCACGCAAGCTTCGACCTTCTTCTCGGATTCAACCACCGGCTCGGTTTCGGCTTTCCCGGAATTTCCCGGTTTTCAGTACAACAAAGGACTCGCCGATTTTCATGCGAAACATAACTGGGTAGTCAATTTCATCTGGGCTTTGCCGTTTGCTAAGGGCAAAGCAGGTTTGACCGGAAAACTTTTAGATGGCTGGCAACTGGTCGGCATCAGCAACAGGCGAAGCGGCAATCCGCTCACCGTTTTTGTGTCGCGCAATCGTTCGCGTTCGCAATGGTCGCCCTCGCAAGCGCCCGGCATCGGCTTTGACCGTCCAAGCCTTGCGCCCGGTTTTACACACCAAACCGCAGTGACCGGCAATCCCAATCAATACTTCAATCCCGCAGCATTCGTGTTGCAAGCGGCAGGAACTTTGGGCAATATAGGGCGCAACACGTTCACGGGACCGAACCTCCGAACCTTCGATTTGTCAGCCGTAAAAAACACGCGGGTGTCATGGCTTGGCGACAGTGGCAACATTCAATTGCGCGTCGAAGCGTTCAATCTGTTCAATCGGACGAATTTCGGGGCACCGAGTTTGATTGCCTTTGCGGGAGCCGCAGACAATGAAAAACCGCTGGCAACTTTCGGGCGCATTCGCTCGACCGTGACTTCCGCAAGACAGATTCAACTGGGGCTGCGAATCGTGTTTTAA